A portion of the Ricinus communis isolate WT05 ecotype wild-type unplaced genomic scaffold, ASM1957865v1 Ctg15, whole genome shotgun sequence genome contains these proteins:
- the LOC8275731 gene encoding probable glutathione S-transferase — translation MGEVKVIGSYTSLFCTRVEWALKIKGVEYEYLKEDLRNKSPILLKVNPVHKKVPVLVHEEKPIAESLVILEYIDETWNKNPLFPQDPYERAMARFWAKFADDKCLYGAFHACWKEGEEKEKAIESAMESFAMLEEQIKGKKFFNGEQIGYLDLALGWIPYWLNVMEEVGGMKLVDAEKFPSLHEWTQSFIEIPLIKECLPPRDQLVNYFTGSVTYMRSLAASKQ, via the exons ATGGGAGAAGTGAAGGTGATTGGCAGTTACACAAGCTTATTCTGCACAAGGGTTGAATGGGCTTTGAAGATCAAAGGTGTGGAATATGAATACTTGAAAGAAGATTTGAGGAACAAGAGTCCTATCCTTCTTAAAGTCAACCCTGTCCACAAGAAGGTCCCAGTTCTTGTTCATGAAGAAAAACCAATAGCAGAGTCACTTGTCATCCTTGAGTATATTGATGAGACATGGAATAAGAATCCCTTGTTCCCTCAAGATCCTTATGAGAGAGCCATGGCTCGCTTCTGGGCTAAATTTGCTGATGACAAG TGTCTGTATGGTGCATTCCATGCCTGTTGGAAAGAAGgggaagaaaaggagaaagctATAGAGTCCGCAATGGAATCATTTGCAATGCTTGAGGAGcaaataaaaggaaagaaattttttaatggaGAACAGATAGGCTACTTGGATCTAGCACTGGGTTGGATACCTTATTGGCTCAATGTTATGGAAGAAGTTGGAGGCATGAAATTGGTTGATGCTGAGAAGTTCCCTTCTCTTCATGAATGGACTCAAAGCTTCATTGAAATTCCACTCATAAAAGAATGCCTTCCGCCGAGAGATCAACTCGTAAACTACTTCACTGGTAGTGTCACCTACATGCGTTCCTTGGCTGCCAGCAAGCAGTAA